A region of the Flavobacteriales bacterium genome:
GAATTAATTTTTCATAACCCCAACCCTTCCTTGTTATGTTGGCATCCAAACAAGAAGCTCCGTATAATATTCCCTTACTCATTAGATATTAAATGTGAATTATTGATCTCTAAAAAACCTTCGTCTCTTTTCAAATTAAAAGCAAAGGCTGTTTTCATTTCCTCGTTAGTATTAGAATCTTCGGCTCCAGCGGGTTTAATGTCATTGACTAACACTCGTGGCCCAGTGGCACAATTAAAAACAATATGGTCATATATTAAACCAGCGATTTCCAATTGTGTTTCTGTCACCTCTCTGTGCCTTTCAAGTCTCGCAGTGGCAAGAATAACTCTGTCGCATTTAGGTAGAGACTCCTGCCATTTAAGAACTCCATCTAAAACAATAGTATATTGTTCTAAAGTTTTTATATTACCATTTTTAACGCAGTCTTCTAAATAGTCCAAATCGTGATTTGACTGGTGTTTTAATATCGTACCATCAATATCTACAAACCACGTCATATAATGAGGTGCGCTTTTGCCTGTGTAATTTTCGTTTTCTTTTTCCATTAAAAACCTTTTATCTCAAATAGTTCTGACAAGCTTTCATTGTTGTGAATTCTTTTTATAGCTTTAGCCAGAATGGAGGAAATGTCAAGAACTTTTATTGTTTTTAACTTGTGTTTCACTCCAACTGAGTTTGTAGTTAACACTATACCATTAGAATCCCATTTTGTCAACTGTTTTTTTCCTTCTTCTGTTAACGGAGAGTGAGTGACAAAGGCATCAACTTTTTCAGCCCCCGCTTCCTTACATTTGTTCATCGCGTTAATTAAAGTTCCACCAGTCTCCGTCATATCATCTACAATTAAAACCGTTTTCCCTTCAACGTCGCCTTGAACGTCTTTGGTTATGATTTGTCCATTCTTTCTTATTTTAGGTATAAAGCCATAATCACAACCTATTACACTGGAAAAAGCCTCTGCCATTTTAATTCCACCGCCATCGGGACTAATGACAATGTATTTGTTCGCATCTACGTCTGGGAATTTCCTAAAGAATAAAGAACTTCCATATAAATTATCCACAGGGCAGTTAGCAAATCCTTGAGCGGCTGGGTTGTGAAGATCTATCGTCACAATCCTATCAACTCCAGCAGTTTCCAATAAATCAAACACTAACCTAGCTGTGATGGGTGTCCTTGGCTTTGTTTTCCTGTCTTGCCTCATGTATCCAACAAAAGGTGCGACGAGCGTAATACGCTTTGCAGAAGCTCTACGAGCAGCATCGCACATAATAAAG
Encoded here:
- a CDS encoding ribose-phosphate pyrophosphokinase; amino-acid sequence: MNKLMIFSGSSQKETTKKVCDLLDNPVGDIAIDKFPDGEKTVQFLDNIRGRDIFLIQSLITDADFMETFIMCDAARRASAKRITLVAPFVGYMRQDRKTKPRTPITARLVFDLLETAGVDRIVTIDLHNPAAQGFANCPVDNLYGSSLFFRKFPDVDANKYIVISPDGGGIKMAEAFSSVIGCDYGFIPKIRKNGQIITKDVQGDVEGKTVLIVDDMTETGGTLINAMNKCKEAGAEKVDAFVTHSPLTEEGKKQLTKWDSNGIVLTTNSVGVKHKLKTIKVLDISSILAKAIKRIHNNESLSELFEIKGF